Proteins from a genomic interval of Maylandia zebra isolate NMK-2024a linkage group LG15, Mzebra_GT3a, whole genome shotgun sequence:
- the dazap1 gene encoding DAZ-associated protein 1 isoform X4, with amino-acid sequence MRRAEQPLVAPLIDGNTDLSVERKLFVGGLDWSTTQETLRNYFSQYGEVVDCVIMKDKTTNQSRGFGFVKFKDPNCVRTVLETKPHNLDGRNIDPKPCTPRGMQPEKSRTKEGWKGSKADSNKSKKIFVGGIPHNCGEPELRDYFNRFGVVTEVVMIYDAEKQRPRGFGFITFEAEQSVDQAVNMHFHDIMGKKVEVKKAEPRDSKAPGQLGPGQWAPRGILSAANGWTAQPAQGWQQPYGPQGVWVSTTGQPIGGYGPPLPTGRGTPAQPPSPFNAFLVTTPAGGFAAPQGYPQQGYSTAPQFGYSFGTPQADQYAPQVPPPPTTPGTAPLGFAPATTPTQDLSKAPTGQPDFTYSQYGLGNYPQDPSAYGPTRPSHSYGQDEQGGYSSGYGQDLTAFGHSFADPSQPTASYGAPTAQPAAAPQPAASAFGRGQNHNVQGFHPYRR; translated from the exons ATGCGGAGAGCCGAGCAACCGCTCGTTGCTCCGCTCATAGATGGAAATACGGATCTCAGCGTTGAAAG GAAACTTTTTGTGGGTGGATTGGACTGGAGTACCACACAAG aGACACTGAGAAACTACTTCTCACAGTATGGGGAAGTAGTAGATTGTGTCATCATGAAGGACAAAACTACAAATCAGTCGCGAGGCTTCGGCTTTGTTAAGTTCAAAGACCCCAATTGTGTACGGACAGTGCTGGAGACAAAGCCACATAATCTCGATGGAAGAAAT ATTGACCCGAAGCCATGTACTCCCAGAGGAATGCAGCCTGAAAAGTCTCGAACCAAGGAGGGCTGG AAGGGCAGCAAAGCTGATAGCAATAAATCAAAGAAGATATTTGTAGGTGGAATCCCCCATAACTGCGGCGAGCCTGAACTCAGGGACTATTTCAATAGATTCGGAGTG GTCACAGAGGTGGTAATGATCTATGATGCGGAGAAGCAGAGGCCCCGAG GTTTTGGATTTATTACTTTCGAGGCCGAACAATCAGTGGACCAGGCTGTCAACATGCATTTTCACGACATCATGGGCAAAAAA GTGGAAGTAAAGAAGGCCGAACCTCGTGACAGCAAAGCTCCTGGCCAGCTTGGCCCTGGCCAGTGGGCGCCCAGGGGCATCTTGAGTGCAGCTAATGGTTGGACAGCACAGCCTGCTCAGGGCTGGCAACAGCCTTATGGGCCACAGG GAGTGTGGGTGTCAACTACCGGCCAGCCCATAG GCGGGTATGGACCTCCGTTACCAACAGGCCGGGGAACCCCCGCCCAGCCTCCGTCGCCTTTCAACGCATTCCTGGTCACGACCCCGGCAGGTGGCTTTGCTGCACCTCAGGGCTACCCTCAGCAGGGCTACAGCACCGCACCTCAGTTTG GTTACAGTTTCGGCACACCACAAGCAGACCAGTATGCTCCACAggttcctcctccacccacGACTCCAGGAACTGCACCGCTGGGCTTTGCACCAGCCACCACACCGACTCAGGATTTGAGCAAAGCTCCCACCGGGCAGCCTGACTTCACTTATAGCCAGTATG GCTTGGGTAACTACCCTCAGGACCCCTCTGCCTACGGACCAACGCGTCCTTCTCACAGTTATGGTCAGGATGAGCAGGGAGGATATAGTTCAG GGTACGGTCAGGACCTGACAGCCTTCGGCCACAGCTTCGCAGACCCCAGCCAGCCGACAGCCTCGTATGGTGCACCGACAGCACAGCCCGCCGCTGCTCCCCAGCCTGCCGCCAGCGCATTCGGCAGAGGGCAGAACCACAACGTACAGGGCTTCCACCCGTATCGACGctga
- the dazap1 gene encoding DAZ-associated protein 1 isoform X7, with product MRRAEQPLVAPLIDGNTDLSVERKLFVGGLDWSTTQETLRNYFSQYGEVVDCVIMKDKTTNQSRGFGFVKFKDPNCVRTVLETKPHNLDGRNIDPKPCTPRGMQPEKSRTKEGWKGSKADSNKSKKIFVGGIPHNCGEPELRDYFNRFGVVTEVVMIYDAEKQRPRGFGFITFEAEQSVDQAVNMHFHDIMGKKVEVKKAEPRDSKAPGQLGPGQWAPRGILSAANGWTAQPAQGWQQPYGPQGVWVSTTGQPIGGYGPPLPTGRGTPAQPPSPFNAFLVTTPAGGFAAPQGYPQQGYSTAPQFGYSFGTPQADQYAPQVPPPPTTPGTAPLGFAPATTPTQDLSKAPTGQPDFTYSQYGYGQDLTAFGHSFADPSQPTASYGAPTAQPAAAPQPAASAFGRGQNHNVQGFHPYRR from the exons ATGCGGAGAGCCGAGCAACCGCTCGTTGCTCCGCTCATAGATGGAAATACGGATCTCAGCGTTGAAAG GAAACTTTTTGTGGGTGGATTGGACTGGAGTACCACACAAG aGACACTGAGAAACTACTTCTCACAGTATGGGGAAGTAGTAGATTGTGTCATCATGAAGGACAAAACTACAAATCAGTCGCGAGGCTTCGGCTTTGTTAAGTTCAAAGACCCCAATTGTGTACGGACAGTGCTGGAGACAAAGCCACATAATCTCGATGGAAGAAAT ATTGACCCGAAGCCATGTACTCCCAGAGGAATGCAGCCTGAAAAGTCTCGAACCAAGGAGGGCTGG AAGGGCAGCAAAGCTGATAGCAATAAATCAAAGAAGATATTTGTAGGTGGAATCCCCCATAACTGCGGCGAGCCTGAACTCAGGGACTATTTCAATAGATTCGGAGTG GTCACAGAGGTGGTAATGATCTATGATGCGGAGAAGCAGAGGCCCCGAG GTTTTGGATTTATTACTTTCGAGGCCGAACAATCAGTGGACCAGGCTGTCAACATGCATTTTCACGACATCATGGGCAAAAAA GTGGAAGTAAAGAAGGCCGAACCTCGTGACAGCAAAGCTCCTGGCCAGCTTGGCCCTGGCCAGTGGGCGCCCAGGGGCATCTTGAGTGCAGCTAATGGTTGGACAGCACAGCCTGCTCAGGGCTGGCAACAGCCTTATGGGCCACAGG GAGTGTGGGTGTCAACTACCGGCCAGCCCATAG GCGGGTATGGACCTCCGTTACCAACAGGCCGGGGAACCCCCGCCCAGCCTCCGTCGCCTTTCAACGCATTCCTGGTCACGACCCCGGCAGGTGGCTTTGCTGCACCTCAGGGCTACCCTCAGCAGGGCTACAGCACCGCACCTCAGTTTG GTTACAGTTTCGGCACACCACAAGCAGACCAGTATGCTCCACAggttcctcctccacccacGACTCCAGGAACTGCACCGCTGGGCTTTGCACCAGCCACCACACCGACTCAGGATTTGAGCAAAGCTCCCACCGGGCAGCCTGACTTCACTTATAGCCAGTATG GGTACGGTCAGGACCTGACAGCCTTCGGCCACAGCTTCGCAGACCCCAGCCAGCCGACAGCCTCGTATGGTGCACCGACAGCACAGCCCGCCGCTGCTCCCCAGCCTGCCGCCAGCGCATTCGGCAGAGGGCAGAACCACAACGTACAGGGCTTCCACCCGTATCGACGctga
- the dazap1 gene encoding DAZ-associated protein 1 isoform X5 translates to MNNNLVGDEVGKLFVGGLDWSTTQETLRNYFSQYGEVVDCVIMKDKTTNQSRGFGFVKFKDPNCVRTVLETKPHNLDGRNIDPKPCTPRGMQPEKSRTKEGWKGSKADSNKSKKIFVGGIPHNCGEPELRDYFNRFGVVTEVVMIYDAEKQRPRGFGFITFEAEQSVDQAVNMHFHDIMGKKVEVKKAEPRDSKAPGQLGPGQWAPRGILSAANGWTAQPAQGWQQPYGPQGVWVSTTGQPIGGYGPPLPTGRGTPAQPPSPFNAFLVTTPAGGFAAPQGYPQQGYSTAPQFGYSFGTPQADQYAPQVPPPPTTPGTAPLGFAPATTPTQDLSKAPTGQPDFTYSQYGLGNYPQDPSAYGPTRPSHSYGQDEQGGYSSGYGQDLTAFGHSFADPSQPTASYGAPTAQPAAAPQPAASAFGRGQNHNVQGFHPYRR, encoded by the exons ATGAACAACAACTTAGTCGGAGATGAAGTCGG GAAACTTTTTGTGGGTGGATTGGACTGGAGTACCACACAAG aGACACTGAGAAACTACTTCTCACAGTATGGGGAAGTAGTAGATTGTGTCATCATGAAGGACAAAACTACAAATCAGTCGCGAGGCTTCGGCTTTGTTAAGTTCAAAGACCCCAATTGTGTACGGACAGTGCTGGAGACAAAGCCACATAATCTCGATGGAAGAAAT ATTGACCCGAAGCCATGTACTCCCAGAGGAATGCAGCCTGAAAAGTCTCGAACCAAGGAGGGCTGG AAGGGCAGCAAAGCTGATAGCAATAAATCAAAGAAGATATTTGTAGGTGGAATCCCCCATAACTGCGGCGAGCCTGAACTCAGGGACTATTTCAATAGATTCGGAGTG GTCACAGAGGTGGTAATGATCTATGATGCGGAGAAGCAGAGGCCCCGAG GTTTTGGATTTATTACTTTCGAGGCCGAACAATCAGTGGACCAGGCTGTCAACATGCATTTTCACGACATCATGGGCAAAAAA GTGGAAGTAAAGAAGGCCGAACCTCGTGACAGCAAAGCTCCTGGCCAGCTTGGCCCTGGCCAGTGGGCGCCCAGGGGCATCTTGAGTGCAGCTAATGGTTGGACAGCACAGCCTGCTCAGGGCTGGCAACAGCCTTATGGGCCACAGG GAGTGTGGGTGTCAACTACCGGCCAGCCCATAG GCGGGTATGGACCTCCGTTACCAACAGGCCGGGGAACCCCCGCCCAGCCTCCGTCGCCTTTCAACGCATTCCTGGTCACGACCCCGGCAGGTGGCTTTGCTGCACCTCAGGGCTACCCTCAGCAGGGCTACAGCACCGCACCTCAGTTTG GTTACAGTTTCGGCACACCACAAGCAGACCAGTATGCTCCACAggttcctcctccacccacGACTCCAGGAACTGCACCGCTGGGCTTTGCACCAGCCACCACACCGACTCAGGATTTGAGCAAAGCTCCCACCGGGCAGCCTGACTTCACTTATAGCCAGTATG GCTTGGGTAACTACCCTCAGGACCCCTCTGCCTACGGACCAACGCGTCCTTCTCACAGTTATGGTCAGGATGAGCAGGGAGGATATAGTTCAG GGTACGGTCAGGACCTGACAGCCTTCGGCCACAGCTTCGCAGACCCCAGCCAGCCGACAGCCTCGTATGGTGCACCGACAGCACAGCCCGCCGCTGCTCCCCAGCCTGCCGCCAGCGCATTCGGCAGAGGGCAGAACCACAACGTACAGGGCTTCCACCCGTATCGACGctga
- the dazap1 gene encoding DAZ-associated protein 1 isoform X3: MNNNLVGDEVGKLFVGGLDWSTTQETLRNYFSQYGEVVDCVIMKDKTTNQSRGFGFVKFKDPNCVRTVLETKPHNLDGRNIDPKPCTPRGMQPEKSRTKEGWKGSKADSNKSKKIFVGGIPHNCGEPELRDYFNRFGVVTEVVMIYDAEKQRPRGFGFITFEAEQSVDQAVNMHFHDIMGKKVEVKKAEPRDSKAPGQLGPGQWAPRGILSAANGWTAQPAQGWQQPYGPQGVWVSTTGQPIGGYGPPLPTGRGTPAQPPSPFNAFLVTTPAGGFAAPQGYPQQGYSTAPQFGYSFGTPQADQYAPQVPPPPTTPGTAPLGFAPATTPTQDLSKAPTGQPDFTYSQYGLGNYPQDPSAYGPTRPSHSYGQDEQGGYSSAKGVRKERRFKEGHETRYGQDLTAFGHSFADPSQPTASYGAPTAQPAAAPQPAASAFGRGQNHNVQGFHPYRR, encoded by the exons ATGAACAACAACTTAGTCGGAGATGAAGTCGG GAAACTTTTTGTGGGTGGATTGGACTGGAGTACCACACAAG aGACACTGAGAAACTACTTCTCACAGTATGGGGAAGTAGTAGATTGTGTCATCATGAAGGACAAAACTACAAATCAGTCGCGAGGCTTCGGCTTTGTTAAGTTCAAAGACCCCAATTGTGTACGGACAGTGCTGGAGACAAAGCCACATAATCTCGATGGAAGAAAT ATTGACCCGAAGCCATGTACTCCCAGAGGAATGCAGCCTGAAAAGTCTCGAACCAAGGAGGGCTGG AAGGGCAGCAAAGCTGATAGCAATAAATCAAAGAAGATATTTGTAGGTGGAATCCCCCATAACTGCGGCGAGCCTGAACTCAGGGACTATTTCAATAGATTCGGAGTG GTCACAGAGGTGGTAATGATCTATGATGCGGAGAAGCAGAGGCCCCGAG GTTTTGGATTTATTACTTTCGAGGCCGAACAATCAGTGGACCAGGCTGTCAACATGCATTTTCACGACATCATGGGCAAAAAA GTGGAAGTAAAGAAGGCCGAACCTCGTGACAGCAAAGCTCCTGGCCAGCTTGGCCCTGGCCAGTGGGCGCCCAGGGGCATCTTGAGTGCAGCTAATGGTTGGACAGCACAGCCTGCTCAGGGCTGGCAACAGCCTTATGGGCCACAGG GAGTGTGGGTGTCAACTACCGGCCAGCCCATAG GCGGGTATGGACCTCCGTTACCAACAGGCCGGGGAACCCCCGCCCAGCCTCCGTCGCCTTTCAACGCATTCCTGGTCACGACCCCGGCAGGTGGCTTTGCTGCACCTCAGGGCTACCCTCAGCAGGGCTACAGCACCGCACCTCAGTTTG GTTACAGTTTCGGCACACCACAAGCAGACCAGTATGCTCCACAggttcctcctccacccacGACTCCAGGAACTGCACCGCTGGGCTTTGCACCAGCCACCACACCGACTCAGGATTTGAGCAAAGCTCCCACCGGGCAGCCTGACTTCACTTATAGCCAGTATG GCTTGGGTAACTACCCTCAGGACCCCTCTGCCTACGGACCAACGCGTCCTTCTCACAGTTATGGTCAGGATGAGCAGGGAGGATATAGTTCAG CTAAAGGGGTGAGAAAGGAAAGAAGATTTAAAGAAGGCCACGAAACCA GGTACGGTCAGGACCTGACAGCCTTCGGCCACAGCTTCGCAGACCCCAGCCAGCCGACAGCCTCGTATGGTGCACCGACAGCACAGCCCGCCGCTGCTCCCCAGCCTGCCGCCAGCGCATTCGGCAGAGGGCAGAACCACAACGTACAGGGCTTCCACCCGTATCGACGctga
- the dazap1 gene encoding DAZ-associated protein 1 isoform X1: MRRAEQPLVAPLIDGNTDLSVERKLFVGGLDWSTTQETLRNYFSQYGEVVDCVIMKDKTTNQSRGFGFVKFKDPNCVRTVLETKPHNLDGRNIDPKPCTPRGMQPEKSRTKEGWKGSKADSNKSKKIFVGGIPHNCGEPELRDYFNRFGVVTEVVMIYDAEKQRPRGFGFITFEAEQSVDQAVNMHFHDIMGKKVEVKKAEPRDSKAPGQLGPGQWAPRGILSAANGWTAQPAQGWQQPYGPQGVWVSTTGQPIGGYGPPLPTGRGTPAQPPSPFNAFLVTTPAGGFAAPQGYPQQGYSTAPQFGYSFGTPQADQYAPQVPPPPTTPGTAPLGFAPATTPTQDLSKAPTGQPDFTYSQYGLGNYPQDPSAYGPTRPSHSYGQDEQGGYSSAKGVRKERRFKEGHETRYGQDLTAFGHSFADPSQPTASYGAPTAQPAAAPQPAASAFGRGQNHNVQGFHPYRR, translated from the exons ATGCGGAGAGCCGAGCAACCGCTCGTTGCTCCGCTCATAGATGGAAATACGGATCTCAGCGTTGAAAG GAAACTTTTTGTGGGTGGATTGGACTGGAGTACCACACAAG aGACACTGAGAAACTACTTCTCACAGTATGGGGAAGTAGTAGATTGTGTCATCATGAAGGACAAAACTACAAATCAGTCGCGAGGCTTCGGCTTTGTTAAGTTCAAAGACCCCAATTGTGTACGGACAGTGCTGGAGACAAAGCCACATAATCTCGATGGAAGAAAT ATTGACCCGAAGCCATGTACTCCCAGAGGAATGCAGCCTGAAAAGTCTCGAACCAAGGAGGGCTGG AAGGGCAGCAAAGCTGATAGCAATAAATCAAAGAAGATATTTGTAGGTGGAATCCCCCATAACTGCGGCGAGCCTGAACTCAGGGACTATTTCAATAGATTCGGAGTG GTCACAGAGGTGGTAATGATCTATGATGCGGAGAAGCAGAGGCCCCGAG GTTTTGGATTTATTACTTTCGAGGCCGAACAATCAGTGGACCAGGCTGTCAACATGCATTTTCACGACATCATGGGCAAAAAA GTGGAAGTAAAGAAGGCCGAACCTCGTGACAGCAAAGCTCCTGGCCAGCTTGGCCCTGGCCAGTGGGCGCCCAGGGGCATCTTGAGTGCAGCTAATGGTTGGACAGCACAGCCTGCTCAGGGCTGGCAACAGCCTTATGGGCCACAGG GAGTGTGGGTGTCAACTACCGGCCAGCCCATAG GCGGGTATGGACCTCCGTTACCAACAGGCCGGGGAACCCCCGCCCAGCCTCCGTCGCCTTTCAACGCATTCCTGGTCACGACCCCGGCAGGTGGCTTTGCTGCACCTCAGGGCTACCCTCAGCAGGGCTACAGCACCGCACCTCAGTTTG GTTACAGTTTCGGCACACCACAAGCAGACCAGTATGCTCCACAggttcctcctccacccacGACTCCAGGAACTGCACCGCTGGGCTTTGCACCAGCCACCACACCGACTCAGGATTTGAGCAAAGCTCCCACCGGGCAGCCTGACTTCACTTATAGCCAGTATG GCTTGGGTAACTACCCTCAGGACCCCTCTGCCTACGGACCAACGCGTCCTTCTCACAGTTATGGTCAGGATGAGCAGGGAGGATATAGTTCAG CTAAAGGGGTGAGAAAGGAAAGAAGATTTAAAGAAGGCCACGAAACCA GGTACGGTCAGGACCTGACAGCCTTCGGCCACAGCTTCGCAGACCCCAGCCAGCCGACAGCCTCGTATGGTGCACCGACAGCACAGCCCGCCGCTGCTCCCCAGCCTGCCGCCAGCGCATTCGGCAGAGGGCAGAACCACAACGTACAGGGCTTCCACCCGTATCGACGctga
- the dazap1 gene encoding DAZ-associated protein 1 isoform X6 gives MRRAEQPLVAPLIDGNTDLSVERKLFVGGLDWSTTQETLRNYFSQYGEVVDCVIMKDKTTNQSRGFGFVKFKDPNCVRTVLETKPHNLDGRNIDPKPCTPRGMQPEKSRTKEGWKGSKADSNKSKKIFVGGIPHNCGEPELRDYFNRFGVVTEVVMIYDAEKQRPRGFGFITFEAEQSVDQAVNMHFHDIMGKKVEVKKAEPRDSKAPGQLGPGQWAPRGILSAANGWTAQPAQGWQQPYGPQGVWVSTTGQPIGGYGPPLPTGRGTPAQPPSPFNAFLVTTPAGGFAAPQGYPQQGYSTAPQFGYSFGTPQADQYAPQVPPPPTTPGTAPLGFAPATTPTQDLSKAPTGQPDFTYSQYAKGVRKERRFKEGHETRYGQDLTAFGHSFADPSQPTASYGAPTAQPAAAPQPAASAFGRGQNHNVQGFHPYRR, from the exons ATGCGGAGAGCCGAGCAACCGCTCGTTGCTCCGCTCATAGATGGAAATACGGATCTCAGCGTTGAAAG GAAACTTTTTGTGGGTGGATTGGACTGGAGTACCACACAAG aGACACTGAGAAACTACTTCTCACAGTATGGGGAAGTAGTAGATTGTGTCATCATGAAGGACAAAACTACAAATCAGTCGCGAGGCTTCGGCTTTGTTAAGTTCAAAGACCCCAATTGTGTACGGACAGTGCTGGAGACAAAGCCACATAATCTCGATGGAAGAAAT ATTGACCCGAAGCCATGTACTCCCAGAGGAATGCAGCCTGAAAAGTCTCGAACCAAGGAGGGCTGG AAGGGCAGCAAAGCTGATAGCAATAAATCAAAGAAGATATTTGTAGGTGGAATCCCCCATAACTGCGGCGAGCCTGAACTCAGGGACTATTTCAATAGATTCGGAGTG GTCACAGAGGTGGTAATGATCTATGATGCGGAGAAGCAGAGGCCCCGAG GTTTTGGATTTATTACTTTCGAGGCCGAACAATCAGTGGACCAGGCTGTCAACATGCATTTTCACGACATCATGGGCAAAAAA GTGGAAGTAAAGAAGGCCGAACCTCGTGACAGCAAAGCTCCTGGCCAGCTTGGCCCTGGCCAGTGGGCGCCCAGGGGCATCTTGAGTGCAGCTAATGGTTGGACAGCACAGCCTGCTCAGGGCTGGCAACAGCCTTATGGGCCACAGG GAGTGTGGGTGTCAACTACCGGCCAGCCCATAG GCGGGTATGGACCTCCGTTACCAACAGGCCGGGGAACCCCCGCCCAGCCTCCGTCGCCTTTCAACGCATTCCTGGTCACGACCCCGGCAGGTGGCTTTGCTGCACCTCAGGGCTACCCTCAGCAGGGCTACAGCACCGCACCTCAGTTTG GTTACAGTTTCGGCACACCACAAGCAGACCAGTATGCTCCACAggttcctcctccacccacGACTCCAGGAACTGCACCGCTGGGCTTTGCACCAGCCACCACACCGACTCAGGATTTGAGCAAAGCTCCCACCGGGCAGCCTGACTTCACTTATAGCCAGTATG CTAAAGGGGTGAGAAAGGAAAGAAGATTTAAAGAAGGCCACGAAACCA GGTACGGTCAGGACCTGACAGCCTTCGGCCACAGCTTCGCAGACCCCAGCCAGCCGACAGCCTCGTATGGTGCACCGACAGCACAGCCCGCCGCTGCTCCCCAGCCTGCCGCCAGCGCATTCGGCAGAGGGCAGAACCACAACGTACAGGGCTTCCACCCGTATCGACGctga
- the dazap1 gene encoding DAZ-associated protein 1 isoform X2 yields MRRAEQPLVAPLIDGNTDLSVERKLFVGGLDWSTTQETLRNYFSQYGEVVDCVIMKDKTTNQSRGFGFVKFKDPNCVRTVLETKPHNLDGRNIDPKPCTPRGMQPEKSRTKEGWGSKADSNKSKKIFVGGIPHNCGEPELRDYFNRFGVVTEVVMIYDAEKQRPRGFGFITFEAEQSVDQAVNMHFHDIMGKKVEVKKAEPRDSKAPGQLGPGQWAPRGILSAANGWTAQPAQGWQQPYGPQGVWVSTTGQPIGGYGPPLPTGRGTPAQPPSPFNAFLVTTPAGGFAAPQGYPQQGYSTAPQFGYSFGTPQADQYAPQVPPPPTTPGTAPLGFAPATTPTQDLSKAPTGQPDFTYSQYGLGNYPQDPSAYGPTRPSHSYGQDEQGGYSSAKGVRKERRFKEGHETRYGQDLTAFGHSFADPSQPTASYGAPTAQPAAAPQPAASAFGRGQNHNVQGFHPYRR; encoded by the exons ATGCGGAGAGCCGAGCAACCGCTCGTTGCTCCGCTCATAGATGGAAATACGGATCTCAGCGTTGAAAG GAAACTTTTTGTGGGTGGATTGGACTGGAGTACCACACAAG aGACACTGAGAAACTACTTCTCACAGTATGGGGAAGTAGTAGATTGTGTCATCATGAAGGACAAAACTACAAATCAGTCGCGAGGCTTCGGCTTTGTTAAGTTCAAAGACCCCAATTGTGTACGGACAGTGCTGGAGACAAAGCCACATAATCTCGATGGAAGAAAT ATTGACCCGAAGCCATGTACTCCCAGAGGAATGCAGCCTGAAAAGTCTCGAACCAAGGAGGGCTGG GGCAGCAAAGCTGATAGCAATAAATCAAAGAAGATATTTGTAGGTGGAATCCCCCATAACTGCGGCGAGCCTGAACTCAGGGACTATTTCAATAGATTCGGAGTG GTCACAGAGGTGGTAATGATCTATGATGCGGAGAAGCAGAGGCCCCGAG GTTTTGGATTTATTACTTTCGAGGCCGAACAATCAGTGGACCAGGCTGTCAACATGCATTTTCACGACATCATGGGCAAAAAA GTGGAAGTAAAGAAGGCCGAACCTCGTGACAGCAAAGCTCCTGGCCAGCTTGGCCCTGGCCAGTGGGCGCCCAGGGGCATCTTGAGTGCAGCTAATGGTTGGACAGCACAGCCTGCTCAGGGCTGGCAACAGCCTTATGGGCCACAGG GAGTGTGGGTGTCAACTACCGGCCAGCCCATAG GCGGGTATGGACCTCCGTTACCAACAGGCCGGGGAACCCCCGCCCAGCCTCCGTCGCCTTTCAACGCATTCCTGGTCACGACCCCGGCAGGTGGCTTTGCTGCACCTCAGGGCTACCCTCAGCAGGGCTACAGCACCGCACCTCAGTTTG GTTACAGTTTCGGCACACCACAAGCAGACCAGTATGCTCCACAggttcctcctccacccacGACTCCAGGAACTGCACCGCTGGGCTTTGCACCAGCCACCACACCGACTCAGGATTTGAGCAAAGCTCCCACCGGGCAGCCTGACTTCACTTATAGCCAGTATG GCTTGGGTAACTACCCTCAGGACCCCTCTGCCTACGGACCAACGCGTCCTTCTCACAGTTATGGTCAGGATGAGCAGGGAGGATATAGTTCAG CTAAAGGGGTGAGAAAGGAAAGAAGATTTAAAGAAGGCCACGAAACCA GGTACGGTCAGGACCTGACAGCCTTCGGCCACAGCTTCGCAGACCCCAGCCAGCCGACAGCCTCGTATGGTGCACCGACAGCACAGCCCGCCGCTGCTCCCCAGCCTGCCGCCAGCGCATTCGGCAGAGGGCAGAACCACAACGTACAGGGCTTCCACCCGTATCGACGctga
- the dazap1 gene encoding DAZ-associated protein 1 isoform X8: MNNNLVGDEVGKLFVGGLDWSTTQETLRNYFSQYGEVVDCVIMKDKTTNQSRGFGFVKFKDPNCVRTVLETKPHNLDGRNIDPKPCTPRGMQPEKSRTKEGWKGSKADSNKSKKIFVGGIPHNCGEPELRDYFNRFGVVTEVVMIYDAEKQRPRGFGFITFEAEQSVDQAVNMHFHDIMGKKVEVKKAEPRDSKAPGQLGPGQWAPRGILSAANGWTAQPAQGWQQPYGPQGVWVSTTGQPIGGYGPPLPTGRGTPAQPPSPFNAFLVTTPAGGFAAPQGYPQQGYSTAPQFGYSFGTPQADQYAPQVPPPPTTPGTAPLGFAPATTPTQDLSKAPTGQPDFTYSQYGYGQDLTAFGHSFADPSQPTASYGAPTAQPAAAPQPAASAFGRGQNHNVQGFHPYRR, from the exons ATGAACAACAACTTAGTCGGAGATGAAGTCGG GAAACTTTTTGTGGGTGGATTGGACTGGAGTACCACACAAG aGACACTGAGAAACTACTTCTCACAGTATGGGGAAGTAGTAGATTGTGTCATCATGAAGGACAAAACTACAAATCAGTCGCGAGGCTTCGGCTTTGTTAAGTTCAAAGACCCCAATTGTGTACGGACAGTGCTGGAGACAAAGCCACATAATCTCGATGGAAGAAAT ATTGACCCGAAGCCATGTACTCCCAGAGGAATGCAGCCTGAAAAGTCTCGAACCAAGGAGGGCTGG AAGGGCAGCAAAGCTGATAGCAATAAATCAAAGAAGATATTTGTAGGTGGAATCCCCCATAACTGCGGCGAGCCTGAACTCAGGGACTATTTCAATAGATTCGGAGTG GTCACAGAGGTGGTAATGATCTATGATGCGGAGAAGCAGAGGCCCCGAG GTTTTGGATTTATTACTTTCGAGGCCGAACAATCAGTGGACCAGGCTGTCAACATGCATTTTCACGACATCATGGGCAAAAAA GTGGAAGTAAAGAAGGCCGAACCTCGTGACAGCAAAGCTCCTGGCCAGCTTGGCCCTGGCCAGTGGGCGCCCAGGGGCATCTTGAGTGCAGCTAATGGTTGGACAGCACAGCCTGCTCAGGGCTGGCAACAGCCTTATGGGCCACAGG GAGTGTGGGTGTCAACTACCGGCCAGCCCATAG GCGGGTATGGACCTCCGTTACCAACAGGCCGGGGAACCCCCGCCCAGCCTCCGTCGCCTTTCAACGCATTCCTGGTCACGACCCCGGCAGGTGGCTTTGCTGCACCTCAGGGCTACCCTCAGCAGGGCTACAGCACCGCACCTCAGTTTG GTTACAGTTTCGGCACACCACAAGCAGACCAGTATGCTCCACAggttcctcctccacccacGACTCCAGGAACTGCACCGCTGGGCTTTGCACCAGCCACCACACCGACTCAGGATTTGAGCAAAGCTCCCACCGGGCAGCCTGACTTCACTTATAGCCAGTATG GGTACGGTCAGGACCTGACAGCCTTCGGCCACAGCTTCGCAGACCCCAGCCAGCCGACAGCCTCGTATGGTGCACCGACAGCACAGCCCGCCGCTGCTCCCCAGCCTGCCGCCAGCGCATTCGGCAGAGGGCAGAACCACAACGTACAGGGCTTCCACCCGTATCGACGctga